The Anaeromyxobacter sp. Fw109-5 genomic interval AGAACTCTGGGACGGGGGCGTCACGCTCGTCGCGGGCGTGGACGAGGCCGGGATGGCGCCGCTCGCGGGGCCGGTGGTGGCGGGCGCGTGCATCCTCCCGCGCGACTACCGGCCGCGCGGCATCGACGACTCGAAGCAGCTCGACCGGCGGGAGCGCGAGCGGCTCGCCGAGGACATCAAGGCGAACGCCGTGTGCTGGGCGGTGGCGCGCGCCGAGGTCGAGGAGATCGACCGCCTCAACATCTACCGCGCCGGGCTGCTCGCGCTCACCCGCGCGGTGCAGGCGCTCACGCCCGCGCCGGGCCACGTGCTCGTGGACGCCCGCAAGCTCCCGGAGCTCCGGCTCCCGCAGACTCCGATCATCCACGGCGACGCGCTGTCGCTCACCATCGCCGCCGCCAGCATTCTCGCGAAGACGACCCGCGACGAGCTCATGGGCGAGCTCGACGCGCTCTACCCCGGCTACGGCTTCTGCAATCACAAGGGCTACCCGACCGCCGAGCACTTCCAGGCGCTCGAGCGGCTCGGCGCCTGCCCGATCCACCGGCGCTCCTTCCAGCCGGTCCGGGAGGCGCTCGGGCTCGCGCCGCTCCAGGGCGAGCTGTTCGCCCCACCTCCCGAGAGCGCCGCCGAGCCCGGCGGGGAGGGGGCGATCGCTGGAATTGCGCCAGGATCTGCGCCGTGTGACGTCGCGGAGCCACTCCCGGCGCGCACCCCCGCGAGCGCACGAGGGATTTGACCTAAGCCTCGCCGCTCGCTACAACGCCCCCCAAGGACGAGCCCGACGGTGTAGGCGCGTTTCCGCGAGCCAGGGAGTTGACCCCGGCGTGGACGCCCCCCGATCCGGCGACTACATGCACGACCGATCTCCGACCGACCTGCTCCCGGCGTCACACGAAGAAGAACTCGAAGAGAGCCGCCCCCACCGCCCGCCGCCCGGTCTCGCGCTCGATCCTCCGGAGGAGCCGCCGCCGGAGCATCCGCCCGAGATCCCGCTCGACCGCCTCGACGCCGACGCGGTGAGGGTCATCGCGCGGCTGCGGCACATGCGCCACCGCGCGTACTTCGTCGGCGGCTGCGTGCGGGACCTGCTCCTCGGCGCCAAGCCCAAGGACTTCGACGTCGCCACCGACGCCCATCCCGGCGAGGTGCGCGCCATCTTCCGCAACTGCCGCCTCATCGGCCGGCGCTTCCGGCTCGCGCACGTCTACTTCCGCGGCGGGAAGGTCATCGAGGTCGCGACCTTCCGCAAGAACCCGGTGGACGTGGGCGAGGACGTGCCGGACACGGACGACCTCCTCATCACGCGCGACAACGTGTTCGGCACCGCCGAGGAAGACGCGGTCCGCCGCGACTTCACGGTGAACGGCCTCTTCTACGACGTCGCGACCGGCGAGGTGATCGACTACGTCGGCGGCCGCGAGGACCTCGAGGCCCGCCGCATCGCGACCATCGGCGACCCCGAGATCCGCATGCGCGAGGACCCGGTGCGCCTGCTGCGCGCCGTCCGCTTCGCGGCCCGGCTCGGCTTCATCATCGCGCCCGACACCTTCGAGGCCATGCGCCGCCACGCGAGCGAGCTCGCACGCTGCGCGCCGGCCCGGGTGCTCGAGGAGATCTTCAAGATCCTGCGCTGCGGCGGCTCCGCCCGCGCCTTCGAGCTGCTCCGCGCGAGCGGGGCGCTGCCCGTCATCCTCCCGGCGCTCGCCGCCGCGCTGGAGAGCTGGGACACGACCGGCCGCCGCGCGTTCTTCGCGCACCTCGCCGCCCTCGACCGGCTGGTGCGGTCGGGCGAGGAGGTGTCCGACGCGGTGCTGCTCGGCGCGATCGTCATGCACCTCGGAGGCCCGGCCGCCGGCCCGTCGCCGCTCGAGCCCGCGTCCGTCGACGCGACGCCGGAGGAGGGCGCCCCGGCGCACGGCGGGCACGACGCCGCCGCCGCGCTCCTCGACTCGCTCGTCCAGAGCGCCCGGCTGCCGCGCAAGATCGCCGAGCGCACGCGCCTGGCGCTCCACGCCCTCCGGATGTTCCGGGACCCGCCGAAGAAGCGGCGCCGCCGCGGCCGTGGTGTGGCCGGCCAGAGCTACTACGAGGACGCGCTGCAGCTCCTCCAGATCTCCGTCGCCGCCACGGGCGAGGGGCAGGAGGTGCTGGAGCGCTGGCGTGCGACGTCCGGCGCCCACCCGGCGCCCGCGCCCGCGCGCGAGCAGCCCGAGCCGCGCCGCCGCGGCCCCGAGCGCACGCGGGAGCCACGCCGCGCGCACGCTCCCGCTGCGGCCGCTTCCGTCGAGATCCCCGTCCAGGCGCAGGAGACCGCCACGGAGGAGATCCCGTTCGTGGAGGTCGCCGCCGGAGGGGAGGCACCCGAGACGCCCCGTCCGGGCACCGAGGCCACCTCGGCGGCTGCAGGGGACGGCGCGCGCCGCCGCCGCCGCCGTCGCGGCGGACGCCGTCGCCGCCGTCGCGGCGCGGGCGAGGGCGCTCCCGCCGAGCAGCCCTGAGCCGACGAAGACACCCCGGCGCGCGGCCCGCGCGTCGGGTAGAATTTCGCTCCAATCCGCGCCGCCTTGACCGACCCGGCGCCCTTTTGTAGAACGCGCCGACCATGCCGAGCGACCGAGCCGCGACGCCGAAGCCCAGCTACAAGCGCATCCTCCTCAAGCTGTCGGGCGAGGCGCTCATGGGCGACGGCAAGTACGGCATCTCGCCGAAGACCCTCTCCGCCATCGCCGGCGACGTGAAGGACTGCGTCGATCTCGGCGTCGAGGTCGCGCTCACCATCGGCGGCGGCAACATCTTCCGCGGCGTGTCCGGGGCGACGGAGGGCATGGACCGCTCCTCCGCCGACTACATGGGCATGCTCGCCACCGTCATCAACGCGATGGCGCTGCAGGACGCGCTCGAGAAGATCGGCGTGAACACGCGGGTGCAGTCGGCCATCGAGATGCACCAGGTCGCCGAGCCCTACATCCGCCGCCGCGCCATCCGCCACCTCGAGAAGGGCCGGGTGGTGATCTTCGCGGCGGGCACCGGCAACCCGTACTTCACGACCGACACCGCCGCCTCCCTCCGCGCGATGGAGATCCACGCGGACGTGCTGCTCAAGGCGACCAAGGTCGACGGCGTCTACACGGACGATCCGAAGAAGAACCCGGCCGCCACCAAGTTCAAGCAGCTCAGCTACATCGACGTCCTGAAGAAGAACCTGAAGGTGATGGACTCGACGGCCATCAGCCTCTGCATGGACAACGACCTGCCGATCATCGTGTTCGACTCGACGCTGCGCGGGAACGTTCGCCGCGTCGTGCTGGGCGAGCAGATCGGGACCACGGTCGGCCGGCTCGAGGAGAAGTAGACACGAGGGGAGGGGCCATGAGCGTCGCGGACGACATCCTGAACGACCTGCACGGTGGCATCGCCAACACGCTGGACGACCTCCGGCGCGAGCTGGCTTCGGTCCGCACCGGCCGCGCGAGCCTGCACCTCCTCGACGGCGTGCGGGTCGACTACTACGGCACCTCCACCCCGCTGAACCAGGTGGCCACGCTCTCCGTCCCGGAGGCGCGGCTCATCATGGTGAAGCCCTGGGAGAAGAACCTCATCCCGGTGATCGAGAAGGCCATCCGGGACGCCAACCTCGGCGTGAACCCCCAGTCCGACAAGGACCTCGTCCGCGTCCCGATCCCGCCGCTCACCGAGGAGCGCCGCAAGGAGATCGTGAAGCAGGTGAAGCACAAGGGCGAGGATCACAAGGTCGCCATCCGCAACCAGCGCCGCGACGCGAAGGAGCTCATCGAGGTCGCGGAGAAGGACGGCGACATCGCGGCGGACGACGCGAAGAAGGCCCTCGACAAGATGCAGAAGGAGACGGACGAGGGCGTGAAGAAGGTCGACGAGATCGTCGCCGCGAAGGAGAAGGAAGTGATGCAGGTGTGAGGCTGCCTGCGCTCCTCCTCCTCCTCGGTCCCCTGTTCGTGATCGGCTTCGGCGCGGGCGCGCTCCGCGCCTGGTCGCACCGCCCAGGCGTGTCGGATCGCACGCGGCGCGCCCTCCAGGCGGTGTGGGTGCTGCTCCTGCTCGGCGGCACGCCCCTCTGGCTGTTCCTGGCGGCGACGCTCGGGATCTTCTGAGCCCGCCGCCCAGCCGAGCCGGCCGCGCTACTCCTCGAACTTGAACGAGAGCTTCAGCTTGGTCCGGTAGGCGGCGATCTTCCCGCCGTCGAGGTGGATGTCCAGCGCGGAGACCTCCGCCACGCGCAGATCTCGAAGAGACTTCGAGGCCGCCTCCACGGCGGCCTGCGCTGCCTTCTCCCACGACTCGGGGCTCGATCCCACGACCTCGATCACCTTGTAGATGCTGTTCGGCATCGCGGCTCCTCCTCACCGCGAACCTCGCTCGCGGCGCGCGGAACGGCACCGCCTCGCATGCGCACGTCGCGCGTCCGGCCGCGGGGAACCTTGGGCCGCCCCGCCGGCGGGTACCGCGGCGTGACCCGTCCGTCGGGTAGCCAGGAGATCGTGCGTCGAGGGGGCGCCCGCCACCTCGGCGGGCATGTCACGACGCGCCACTCGAAGCTCGGGATGAGCCGCGGCTCAGACCGGGAATACCATCGTGGCGAGCGCGATGAGCCAGAGCGTGTGGGCCATGCCGGACCACATGGCCATCCGCTTCACCGGCGAGTCGGTCGGCGGCACGTCCTGGCCCGCCGCGAGCCGAGTCGCGACGGCGCGCCAGGCCGGCCGCAGCCCGGCGAGCACGACCACCACGCGCACGATCGAGAGGGCGAACCCGACCATGATGCCGGTGCGCGGGTGCACCCCCTGGAAGGCGAGCACCAGCAGCCCGGTGAGGATGGTCGCCACGGCCATCGCCACGTCGAGCCCGATGGCCGGGTTCACGCGCGCGGCGAGGCCGGCGGGAAAGGGACGGCCGGCGGCGAGGGTGCGACGCACGTCGCCAGCGACCCAGAGCGTGGCGCCCAGCCAGGCGGACGCGGACAGGATGTGGAGGAACCGGAGCAGGTCGTTCAAGGTGTCTTTCCTTCGAGGAGTCGGATGGTGGCGCGCAGCACCTCGAGCCGCGCGTGCTTCTTGTCGTTCGCCGCGACGAGGAGCCACGGGGCGTCGGGCCGATGGGTGCGTGCGAGCATGTCCTCGATCGCGCGGCGGTAGGCGGGCGCTGCCTTCCGGTTGCGCCAGTCCTCCGGGCCGAGCTTGTAGCGCTTCACCGGGTCGGCTTCGCGGTCTCGGAACCGCTCGAGCTGCGTCTTGCGGTCGATGTGGAGAAAGAACTTGAGGAGCCGGATCCCGTCCGCGGTGAGCGTCCGCTCGAACGCGTTGATCTCGTCGTACGCGCGCCGCCACTCCTCGCCCGTCGCGAGCTTCTCGACGCGCTCCACGAGGACGCGCCCGTACCAGCTCCGGTCGAACACGGCCAGCTCGCCGCGCCGCGGGAGTCGCGTCCAGAACCGCCACAGCCAGTGGTACGATCGCTCCTCCTCGTTCGGCGCGCCGATCGGCCAGACCTTGTAGCCGCGCGGGTCCATGAGCGTCGTGAGCCGCTTGATGCAGCCTCCCTTGCCGGCCGCGTCCCAGCCCTCGAAGACGACGATCGCGCGACCCTCGTCGAGGAAGTTCCGGACTTGCAGCGCGTACGCCCGCCGCTGGAGGTCGACGATCACCTGCTCGTAGCGGTCTTCGTCGACCTTCACCGACAGATCGACGTCGTCGAGCGAGAGCGTCCCCGGGGCGAACACCGGGTAGGAGAGCGCGGCGTCGGCGGTGCGAGGGCGGCGGGCGGGCATGGCGGCTGGGGGCGCGCGGCGCCCGCCGGAACTTAACGCCAGCGCCGGCAGGGGCTCGTCACGCATGAGGGACACGGCGGGGGGCTCCGGCGTCTTCGCCACCGGTGTCTCCGACGGAGCGTGACAGGCCACCCCGAAGGCGGCAGTCACCCGCGCCGCAGCACCTCGTCGAGCCGGCCGGTGAGCTGACCGCGCGTCATCACCTCGTCCACCCCGGCCGCCTCGGCGGCCTCGATGAGATCCGCCTGAAGGTGGCCCAGGAATCCCACCACGCGCGCGCCGGTGTCCCGCTTGAGCGCCGCGAGCTCCTCCACCATGCCGGGCTGGTTGAGGTCCGCGAGCACGCTCGCACCCGCGGTCTCACGGACCACGTCCCCGAGTGGCCGGTCGCGGGGCGCGAGCAGGATGGGCACCGCAAGCCGCTCGGCGGCGGAGGTGATCTTGGAGCGGAAGAGCAGGTCCCGGACGGCGACGACGATCATGGGTGAGACCTAATCGCGGCGCGGGCCGAAGGCGAGCGGGACGGCCGTCGAGACGCCGGCAATGGTCCGGGGGGCGGCCGTACCGGACGAGGCGCGGAACTCTCGGTTTGGTCGGCCGGGGTCGGCCCGCCCTGTCGGAGCTCAGCTGATCGCAGCCTCCGGGAGGCGGATGGTCGTCGCGTCCGAGGGTCGCCGCGCGGCGCGGGGTCGCGCTCGTCAGTACCGGTACCCGTGCGCGATCGGGAACCGCCGGCCCTCGCCGAACGCCTTCTCGCTCACCTTCAGCACCGGCGCCGCCTGGCGGCGCTTGTACTCGCTCGCCACCACCATGCGCAGCACGCGGCGGACGGTCGCCTCGGGGTGGCCGCGCGCCACGATGGCGTCGAGCGGGAGCCGCTCCTCGACGTAGGCCTCGAGGATGTCGTCGAGGACGTCGTAGGGCGGCAGCGAGTCCTGGTCCACCTGGCCCGGCTTCAGCTCGGCCGAGGGCGGCTTCGTGAAGGTGCGCTCGGGGATGAGCGTGCGCCCCGCCCGCGCGTTCGCGGCGCGCGAGACCCGGTACACGAGCGTCTTCGGGACGTCGCCGATGACGGCGAGGCCGCCCGCCATGTCGCCGTAGAGCGTGCAGTAGCCGACCGCGAGTTCGCTCTTGTTGCCCGTCGAGAGCACGAGCCCGCCGGTGTCGTTCGAGAGCGCCATCAGGAGCTGGCCTCGGATGCGGGCCTGCACGTTCTGCTCGGCCAGGTCCCCGAGCGGCTTCCCCTCCGCCGCCTCGATCTGCCCGAGGAAGGCGGCGTGCATCGGCTCGATGGAGATCTCCTTGAAGGGGATCCCGAGGTGGTCGGCGAGGGCGGCGGCGTCCTCGCGCGAGTGGCCGGAGCTGTAGCGGGAGGGCATCGCCACGCCGAGCACGTTCGCCGCCCCGAGCGCGTCGGCCGCGAGGCAGGCCGTGAGCGCCGAGTCGATGCCGCCGGAGAGCCCCACGATGGCGCTGCGGAAGCCGCACTTGCGGACGTAGTCGCGGACCCCCAGCACGAGCGCGCTGTAGACCTCGTCCGCCTCCGGGTCGGGGGCGCCGGGCGCCACGGCGACGCCGTCGCGGCCGAGCGGGACCGCGCTGGCCGCGCCGGTCGCGAGCTCGGCGACCAGCAGCACCTCCTCGAAGAGCGGGGCGCGGGCGAGGATCGCGCCGTCGCTCCCCACCAGCATCGAGCCGCCGTCGAAGACGAGCGCGTCGTTGCCGCCCACCTGGTTCACGTAGGCGATGGGCGCGCCGTGGCCCGCCGCGCTCGCGGAGAGCATCCGCTCGCGCAGCCCCGGCTTGCCCATGGCGTAGGGCGAGGCGGAGATGTTCACCACCAGTCCGGCGCCCCCCCTCACGAGCTCGGCGATGGGATCGCGCGCGTAGCGCGGGTGGACCCAGAAGCGCTTGTCGTTCCAGACGTCCTCGCAGACGGACAGGCCGAGGCGGAGGCCGACGCCCCCCGCGTCCGCCGCGGTCGAGCTGTCGGAGGGCAGGAAGTAGCGCGTCTCGTCGAAGACGTCGTAGGTGGGCAGGAGCGACTTGCGCCCCACGGCGGCGACGCGCCCGTCGGCGATGAGCGCCGCCGCGTTGTAGACGCCGGGCGGCGGCGCGCCCGCGACGCCCTCGGGGAAGCCGACCACGATCGCGACGTCGCGCGACCACTCCGCCGGGGCGGCGAGCTCGGCGAGCGTGCGCGCGGCGCGCTCGAGGAACTCGGGGAGGTCGAGGAAGTCGCGCGGCGGGTAGCCGCAGAGGGCGAGCTCGGGGAACACGACGAGCGTCGCGCCCTCGGCGCGCGCCCGCTCCGTGACGGCGCGGATCTTCGCGGCGTTCCCCGCGAAGTCCCCGACCGTGGTGTTCACCTGCGCGAGGGCGATGCGTCCGGTGGGAGCCACGGTGGGGATGTTACATTGCCCCGCGCGCCCCGCGCCCGCACTTCCGCGGGCGCGGCCGGCGCGAAGTCGCCGAGCCGCCATGACCGCGTCCCCGCGCCGCCGCGTCCTCGCCGTGCTCCCGCTCGCGCTCGCGCTCGCCTGCTCGCGCCCGGCCCGGACGCTCCCCGAGGTGAAGGTCCACGTCGCCTCCGACCTGCCCGCCGAGGTGCTCGCCGACGTGGCCGCGCGGTTCGGGGTGGCGAAGGTGGTCCCCGTGGCCGCCGCCGCGGACGCCGAGCTCGCCTGGGTCGGGGATCCCGCCCAGGCCCTCGCGCTCGGCGAGCGGCTCGTCGCCGGCAGCGCCCCCGCCGCCGAGGACGTCCCGGCGCGCTGGCGCGATCCGAAGCGCCGCTTCGCACCGCTCGGAGCCCGCGCGCGCGTGCTGCTCGTCTCCCCCGCCGCGCGACTGCCGTTCTCGCCCTCGAACCTCCGCGATCTCGCCGACCCGCGCGCGCGTGGGCGGATCTCGGTGGTCCCGTTCGGCCGCGGCGCGGGACCGGTCACCATCGCCGCGCTCGTGCTCGCCTACGGTGGCGAGAGCGCGGGCCGCTTCCTCTCGCTCGTCGCCCGCAACGAGCCGCAGCTCGCGGACGCGGACGCCGAGGTCCGCGCGCGCGTCGCCTCGGGTCAGGCGACCTTCGGGCTCGCCGGCTCCCTCGAGGGCGCCGCCGCGGCGGCGAGCGCGACGCCGCTCGAGGTCGTCTACCCGGACCAGCTAGGCTCGGGCGCGGTGGCGCTGCCCACCGCGGTGGCGCTCCTCGGCGGCGCGTCCGACGCCGCCCGCGCCCTCGCGGCCTGGCTGGCGGGGCCGGACGCGGAGCGGGTGCTGGTGGCGCGGATCCCCGGGCTGCTCCCGCTGCGCGCGGAGGTGCCGGTGCCGGTCGGGGTGGAGCCGGCGGGGAACATCGTCTCGCTGCCGTTCGATTGGGACGCGCTCGCGGCGGAGACGGGGAAGCAGCGAGCGCGGCTGGAGCGGTGGCCGGAGGGGTTCACCGAGCGGAAGTGAGCGGGTGGACGTCGCCGGGCGGGACCCTGCAAAGGTCGCCGCGCGCGCTTCGACAGGCTCCGCGCGCACCAAACCGACGGGGGCCATGGCTCGGCGAGACGCACCGCCCGGGAGGACCCTTCCTCGCAGGCGCCGCCTGCACGGCGGGCCCCTACCTTCAGGCCGATGCAAGTCCGCGCAGCCCGCGCGCTCCTTTCCCTCGCCCTCGGCGGCCTCGCGGTCGCGGGGCCCGCACCCGTCGCGGCGCGCGGTGCGCGGGGGGCGGAGTGCGTGGGGCGCTACGCGGACACCCTCTCGGCGATGAAGGCCGCGGCGCGCGAGCGCGAGGCACGCCCGGCCGCGGACTACGTGTACTGCCTGCGGGCCACCGCGGTGTACGAGCACCTCTCCTACGGCCGCGGCGGGAAGCTGCGCCGGCAGTACTACACGAAGACCCGACACGGCACCGGCTTCGCCTACGGCGCGCGCGGCGGCGAGTCGCTCGTCGCCACGAACCACCACGTGGTGGACTTCCCGGAGGTGACGGGAGAGGACACCGAGCTCGAGGGCGTGCCGGCCGGCTCGCGACGGGTGCGAGAGGAGGTCCGCATCGTCTCCAGCGAGGCGGAGCCCGAGGCGCCGGGGCAGCACGCGCTCAGCGCCGTCGTCTCGGACGAGGCGCTCGACGTGGCGGTGCTCTCCACGCCCACGAAGCTCCGCACGCTCCCGTACCGCACCGGCAGCGCGCGAGACCTGCGGGTCGGGGACGCCGTGCTGGTGCGAGGCTTCCCGCTGGGCGCGTTCCCGGCCGCCAACGCGGGGCGGGTCATCGCCGTCGGGCAGCGCGACCTCGATCGTGGCTGGGACCACGAGGACTTCGCCGTCGACGCCCTCCTCAACCTCGGCAGCTCCGGCAGCCCCGTGCTCGCCGTCTCCTGCACCACCGGTGAGCCCGAGCTCGTCGGCATCTACCACGCGGGCTACAAGGGCGCGCAGGGGCTGAACGTGGTCGTCGGCATCGACCAGGTGCGCGGCCTGCTGGAAGGGCTGCGCGCCTCGCCGCGCGAGGTCGCCGCGCGGGATCCGGGCGTCGATCGGGCCTCGGCGCGTGCCGTGCTCGCGAAGGGGCCGGTCGTCATGCCTTTCGGGGGGCGCGTGGTGCGCGCCGAGCTCTCCGGCGGCGGAGTACGGTTCTCGCTCCTCGACGCGAGCTATCCCCTCTCGACCCGCGTGGAGCTCGCCGTGCTCGACACCGGCCCGCGCTCCGGCCCCGGCGGGGACGAGCTCAGCGAGGCGCTCTGGGAGCAGCTCGGGCTGGTCCTCCACTACCGGCGGGTCGAGGAGGAGCGCGAGAGCGCGAGCGCTTCGTCCGCGCGCGCGCGCGTCGAGGAGCACATCCGTGACCGCGAGGAGGAGCAGGCGGACCTCATCGCGGCGGCGGAGGCGGGCGCGGACGGGCTCGCGCTGATCGGAGGGGCGGTGCGCGACCCGGCGACCGGCACCGCGGCCCCCGACGCTCGGACGCCGAGAGGAGCCCCTCCTCCGCCCGCGCGCACGCGGGGCCTGCGACAAACGGTCGCCCCCTGACCCCGGCACACCGGAGGGTCGGCATGCGAGCTTTCGCCGCGCCCCCCGTCAGGACAATAGCCAGAAATCATTAGTGATACCAGTCCATTGCGAAATAGTTGTGCCGGGGGGTGGCAACCGTGTGGGGCGTTATTATCGTCCCCTTCGCCGACGACGGGCGACCGAGCGGGGGTGCGGTGAGGCAGCAGTAGCTCGGCTGTGCCTCGATTCGTTCGGCGAAACGGCCCTACACTTGGGGCCCTTCCGGGGAAGAAACGATGGCTCAGATCGATATCGAGATCCTCACGCCGTTCGCCGCCAAGTTCATGGAGGGCACGACGCTCACGCCTGCTGAGCGCGCCGAGGTCCTCCGGATCGCCCAGGGCTTCGCCTGCAAGGACTCCGCGGCCGCCGCTGGCGTCTCGCCCGAGACCATCCGCGCGCGCCGCAAGCGCATCTACCGCAAGCTCGACGTGCCCGGCTCCGGCGAGCTCCTCGCGAGCCTCCTCGCGCTCTCGCTCAAGATGCTCGCGAAGGGCGAGCGGATCGAGCCGCGCCCCGTCACGCCGGCGCAGCCGCAGCCGACCACGACGGTGTCGTCCGCCGTCGTCGCCCGCTAGTCGGGCGGAACAGAACGAGCTGGGCCACGCGCGCCTTCCCACGCGCCCCGGTCACGGGGTGCGGGGGAGGGCGCGCGATGCGTTTCAGGACGACTACCGCGCCAGCCAGCTCTCGATGCGTCCGGCGATCTGCGCGGGCGTGAAGCCGTACTCCTCGGCCAGCGCCTTCTCCGGCGCGCTCGCGCCGAAGCGATCGATGCCGAGCACGAGCCCGTCCTTGCCGACGTGCTTCCACCACTCGAGCCCGCGCGCCGCCTCGAGCGCCACGGCCGGCAGGCCCGGCGGGAGCACCTGGTCCTGCCACGCCTTCGGCTGCGCCTCGAAGCACGCGAGGCACGGCACCGACACGAGCCGGCCGCGGAGCCCCTTCTGCGCGAGGACCTCGAGGGCGGCCTGCGCGAGCGCCACCTCCGACCCCGTCGCCAGGATCGAGAACCGCGCGCCCTCGGGGGCCGCAACCACGTAGGCGCCGCGGAGCGCCGCCTCCGGGTCGAAGTCGCCGTCGCGCTTCACGGGCGCGATCTTCTGGCGCGACAGGATGAGCGCGGTCGGGCCGTTCCGGCGGGTGAGCGCGTGCGCCCACGCGACCGCCACCTCGTCGCCGTCGCACGGCCGGCACACGTGGAGGTTCGGGATGGCGCGCAGCGCGGTGAGGTGCTCCACCGGCTGGTGCGTGGGGCCGTCCTCGCCGAGGAAGATGGAGTCGTGCGTCCAGACGAAGACGTTCTGGAGCCCGGAGAGCGCGGCGAGGCGCACCGTCGGGCGCATGTAGTCGGCGAACTGCAGGAACGTGCCCGTGAACGGGATGTGAAGCCCGTCGTAGGCGAGGCCGTTCGCGATCGCGCCCATGGCGTGCTCGCGGATGCCGTAGTGCACGTTGCGGCCGGCCGGGGTCGACGGGGAGAACGACCCGCCGCCCTTGATGTCGGTGAGGTTCGACTCGGCGAGGTCGGCGGAGCCGCCGACCAGGCACGGGACGAGCGGGGCGATCTTCTGGATCGTCGCCGCGGAGAGCTTGCGTGTCGCCTCCGCGCCGGCGGCGCCGTCGAGGACGCGCTCCAGGATCCGCTCCGGCACCCAGCGGTCCACGTGCACGTCGAGCAGCGCGGCCTTCTCGCCGTTCGCCTGGCGCCAGGCGCGCTCCTTCTCGCGCCACGCCTCGACCTGCTTCGCCTTCTCCGCCTGCACCTCGCGCCAGAGCGCGCGCACGTCGTCGGGGACGAGGAAGCGCGGCTCCTCCGGCCAGCCCAGGTTCTTCTTCGTGGCGGCGAGCTCGGCCTCGCCGAGCGGCGCGCCGTGGGCCGACGACTTGCCGGCCTTGCCCGGCGAGCCGAAGCCGATGGTGGTGCGGACGCGGATGAGCGAGGGCTTCCCGAGCTCCGCCTTGGCGGCCTGGATGGCCCGGTCGATCCCGTCGTGATCGCGGCCGTCGACCTCCTGCACGTGCCAGCCGTAGCCCTCGAAGCGCTCCGTCACGTCCTCGCCGGTGAAGGCGATGGAGGTGTGGCCGTCGATGGTGATCTCGTTGTCGTCGTAGAGGTAGACGAGCCGGCCGAGCGCGTTGTGGCCGGCGAAGCTCGCCGCCTCGGCGGCGACGCCCTCCATGAGGTCGCCGTCCGACACGATGGCGTAGACGAAGTGATCCTCGAGGGGGTTGCCGGGGCCGAGCTTGGCCGAGAGCATCGCCTGGCCGAGGGCGAAGCCCACGCCGTTCGCGAAGCCCTGGCCGAGCGGGCCGCTCGTCACCTCCACGCCGGGCAGGTAGCCGAACTCGGGGTGTCCGGGCGTGCGCGAGTGGAGCTGCCGGAACTTCTTCAGATCCTCGACGGTGCAGTCGAAGCCGGCGAGGTGGAGGAGCGAGTACAGCAGCATCGACCCGTGGCCGGCCGAGAGGACGAACCGGTCGCGGCCGATCCAGCGCGGCTGCCGCGGATCGAACCGCAGGTGGCGCGTCCACAGGACGAAG includes:
- a CDS encoding serine protease, yielding MQVRAARALLSLALGGLAVAGPAPVAARGARGAECVGRYADTLSAMKAAAREREARPAADYVYCLRATAVYEHLSYGRGGKLRRQYYTKTRHGTGFAYGARGGESLVATNHHVVDFPEVTGEDTELEGVPAGSRRVREEVRIVSSEAEPEAPGQHALSAVVSDEALDVAVLSTPTKLRTLPYRTGSARDLRVGDAVLVRGFPLGAFPAANAGRVIAVGQRDLDRGWDHEDFAVDALLNLGSSGSPVLAVSCTTGEPELVGIYHAGYKGAQGLNVVVGIDQVRGLLEGLRASPREVAARDPGVDRASARAVLAKGPVVMPFGGRVVRAELSGGGVRFSLLDASYPLSTRVELAVLDTGPRSGPGGDELSEALWEQLGLVLHYRRVEEERESASASSARARVEEHIRDREEEQADLIAAAEAGADGLALIGGAVRDPATGTAAPDARTPRGAPPPPARTRGLRQTVAP
- a CDS encoding LuxR C-terminal-related transcriptional regulator; amino-acid sequence: MAQIDIEILTPFAAKFMEGTTLTPAERAEVLRIAQGFACKDSAAAAGVSPETIRARRKRIYRKLDVPGSGELLASLLALSLKMLAKGERIEPRPVTPAQPQPTTTVSSAVVAR
- the tkt gene encoding transketolase, producing MPSASRDLVEKAVNTIRMLSADAVQQANSGHPGMPMGAADMAFVLWTRHLRFDPRQPRWIGRDRFVLSAGHGSMLLYSLLHLAGFDCTVEDLKKFRQLHSRTPGHPEFGYLPGVEVTSGPLGQGFANGVGFALGQAMLSAKLGPGNPLEDHFVYAIVSDGDLMEGVAAEAASFAGHNALGRLVYLYDDNEITIDGHTSIAFTGEDVTERFEGYGWHVQEVDGRDHDGIDRAIQAAKAELGKPSLIRVRTTIGFGSPGKAGKSSAHGAPLGEAELAATKKNLGWPEEPRFLVPDDVRALWREVQAEKAKQVEAWREKERAWRQANGEKAALLDVHVDRWVPERILERVLDGAAGAEATRKLSAATIQKIAPLVPCLVGGSADLAESNLTDIKGGGSFSPSTPAGRNVHYGIREHAMGAIANGLAYDGLHIPFTGTFLQFADYMRPTVRLAALSGLQNVFVWTHDSIFLGEDGPTHQPVEHLTALRAIPNLHVCRPCDGDEVAVAWAHALTRRNGPTALILSRQKIAPVKRDGDFDPEAALRGAYVVAAPEGARFSILATGSEVALAQAALEVLAQKGLRGRLVSVPCLACFEAQPKAWQDQVLPPGLPAVALEAARGLEWWKHVGKDGLVLGIDRFGASAPEKALAEEYGFTPAQIAGRIESWLAR
- a CDS encoding ABC transporter substrate-binding protein; this encodes MTASPRRRVLAVLPLALALACSRPARTLPEVKVHVASDLPAEVLADVAARFGVAKVVPVAAAADAELAWVGDPAQALALGERLVAGSAPAAEDVPARWRDPKRRFAPLGARARVLLVSPAARLPFSPSNLRDLADPRARGRISVVPFGRGAGPVTIAALVLAYGGESAGRFLSLVARNEPQLADADAEVRARVASGQATFGLAGSLEGAAAAASATPLEVVYPDQLGSGAVALPTAVALLGGASDAARALAAWLAGPDAERVLVARIPGLLPLRAEVPVPVGVEPAGNIVSLPFDWDALAAETGKQRARLERWPEGFTERK